The DNA sequence GGCTAAAATCCAACCATGATAAAAAGATACCCAACTAAAAAAATATTTGTCGGTGATGTGCCCGTCGGTGGTGATGCTCCTGTCTCTGTGCAGTCTATGACCTACTCTGACACACACAATGTTGCAGCAACGGTTGAGCAGATAAACCGCCTGCACTTTGCAGGAGCGGACATTGTCCGAGTTGCTGTACCGGATATGAAAGACGCCCTTGCACTCAAAGCCATCAAAGCACAGATTTCACTCCCGCTTGTTGCAGATATTCACTTCAATTACAAACTTGCACTCATTGCAGCCGAATCAGTGGACTGCATCCGTTTCAACCCCGGAAATATCAGCGATAAAAGCAAAATAAGAGAGATAGTAAAAGCCTGTCAGGAACGAAATCTTCCTATTCGCATCGGTGTCAATGCGGGGAGTCTCGAAAAAGAGTTTGATGACAAATACGGTCCGACGGCAGAAGCAATGGTCGCTTCGGCAGAGTACAACATAAAGTACCTTGAAGACTTGGGTTTTGATGACATTAAAATATCGCTCAAAGCCAGCGATGTGCAAAGAACGGTTGAAGCCTACAGAATGCTGCGTCCAAAGAACCACTATCCGTTTCATTTGGGTGTAACAGAGGCGGGAACTATTTTTCATGCAACCGTTAAAAGTGCCATAGGCTTGGGAACACTTTTACTTGAAGGTATCGGCGACACTATGCGTATAAGCATTACAGGCGAACTCGAAGAAGAGATCAAAGTCGGCCGTGCAATATTAAAAGACAGCGGCGTTGCAAAAGAGGGCTTAAACATCATCTCCTGCCCGACCTGCGGACGCATCGAAGCCGATTTGGTCTCAGCAGTAGCCGAAATAGAAAAAAGAACAGCCCACATAAAAGCACCGCTGGATGTAAGTGTAATGGGCTGTGTCGTCAATGCCATAGGCGAAGCCAAACACGCCGATGTTGCCATAGCCTACGGAAAAGGCAAAGGGCTTGTCATGGTAAAAGGCGAAGTGGTTGCCAATTTGGATGAAAAAGAACTTGTCGACAGGTTTGTCAGCGAAGTGGAAGATATGGCTAAAAAATCATAAACCTTTGATATAAATTATGCTAAAATATGTCTAATACACAAAGGATGTTGCGTTATGACAAAAGAGTATATTTTAAACTTTTTAAAGAACAATAAACAACTTTTAAAAGAGAAATATAATGTCACTAAAATCGGACTGTTTGGAAGCTATGCACGTGATGAGGCAGAAGAAGCAAGTGACATCGACTTAGCGATTGAAACATCTAAAAAAGATTTTTTTATCAAATCTGATTTACAATATTTTTTAGAAGATACTTTCGGCACAAAAATAGATATAGGCTATTTAGACAGTATGAGAGAGTTTTATAGACGCCGTGTTGAAAAAGAGATACTTTATGTCTAAAAAAAGAGATGTTGAACTCTTTGTACTCGATATATTTATTGCTATATTTAAAATAAAAGCATATTCTTCCAACTTTTCATCAGCACAAGAATTATTACATGATTCTCTGCATTGGGATGCTACTATAAGACAATTAGAAATTATTGGTGAAGCCATTAAAAACCTACTTCAAACAAAACAGTTCCATCAATCTTCACCAAAATATTTTAGACAAATCATAGATTTTAGGAATATAGTTGCTCATGGTTATTTTGGTATTGATGAAGAAGAAGTTTGGAACGTTTTACAAGACAAAATTACTCCACTTCATGATGACCTAAAACAAATAACTATAAATATTTATAATTTAGGTGAAGCTTTCGACACTACTATTAACTATGATCTGAAAAATAGAGATGAAAAACTAAAAACATATTTAAAAAATTTACAAAAAGAATTAAACAATGCAAGATAACCTCTACAACCTCGCTTTTGAACGTTCCGTCTTAAGCTCCATAGTCTTTGAGCCGAGTCAGTTTGATGAACTGAGTGTCATACTGAAAAAAGATGATTTTTACCTGCCTGCTCATCAGGATATTTTTGCTGCAATGCTTACACTTTTGCAAAAAGACCAGCCAATCGATGAAGAGTTTATAAAAAAAGAGCTCATGAAGGCAAAAAAATTTGACGAGCAGGTTTTGCTTGAAATTCTCTCTGCCAACCCTATTTCAAATACCAAAGCCTATGTTGATGAGATCAAAGACAAATCACTCAAACGCCATCTGCTGACACTCACGACCGAGATAAAAAGAGTGACTGTAGAAGAAGAACTGCCATCGGCCGAAGTGGTTGACATCGTAGAGAAAAAACTCTATGAAATCACCCAGGACAACCAGACAAGCGATTTTAAAGACTCTCCAAAAATGACCTTTGATACTATGGAATACATCAAAGAGATGAAAGCACGAGGAAACTCCGTACTCGTCGGTGTCGATACAGGCTTTAAAGAACTGAACAAAATGACAACCGGATTTGGCAAGGGAGACCTGGTTATCATCGCCGCTAGGCCGGCGATGGGCAAAACTTCTTTTATACTCAACACCGTTAACTCTCTCATACTCCAAGGCAAGGGAGTAGCCTTTTTCTCGCTTGAAATGCCGGCTGAACAGTTGATGCTGCGTCTGCTTTCTATTCAGACCTCCATTCCTTTGCAGAAGCTTCGTGTAGGGGACATGAATGATGACCAGTGGTCCAATCTTAACGGTGCCATAGACAGAATGAATGACGCAAAACTCTTTGTCGATGACCAGGGAAGTTTAAATATCAACCAGCTCCGCTCAAAACTCAGAAAACTCAAAAATCAGCATCCCGAAATTGAGATAGCCGTCATCGATTACCTGCAGATTATGCAGGGAATAGGCTCGCAGGACAGACACCTGCAAGTCTCAGAAATTTCGCGTGGACTCAAAATGCTCGCGCGTGAGCTTGAAATGCCGATAGTTGCACTCTCTCAGCTTAACCGTGGCCTTGAGAGCCGTAATGACAAGCGTCCGATGCTCAGCGATATTCGTGAATCTGGTTCAATAGAGCAGGATGCCGACATTATTTTATTTGTCTATCGTGATGATGTCTACCTTTACAAAGAAGAAAAAGAGCGTGAAAAAGCCGCAAAGGCCGAGGGCAAAGAGTTTACCTCAACCTACGTAGAAAAAGAGGAAGAGGATGCCGAAATCATCATCGGCAAACAAAGAAACGGTCCGACAGGGCATGTCAAACTCATCTTTCAAAAAAAGCTTACCCGTTTTGTGGACGCGCCGGGCTATGCGCAAGGTGTTGAGACCGTCTATGAAAATGTAGATACCAAATCAGCAAATATTGATATGCCGCAGGTAGAGATGCCCTCTATCTAAATGCAAATAATTGAGAAAGTAACACTTTTTAGTGCAAAAAGAGATTACTTTCTCTTTGTGGGACTTATGCTCACGCTTCTTAGTTTTTCCTTCTCTTATGAGTACTACAAATACAAACAGCTCACAAAATTTGATTCCCAACTTTCTGACGTCACAGTTGTAAAAGCCTACAATAAAACAAAGTTGACAAAAAATGGAAAGATAAAAAGCTATAAAATTTTAAAACTCAGGAGTGATGACGGATTTGTTTTTTATACAACCGCAAAGAAAAATCTTCACAACCTTCAAAACAAACGCTTACATGTAGAACTGTGGGCGGGGAACATCAGCTTCAAAGAGTATCTCAAAGGTTTTTTTGCCTTTAGCAAAATACTCAAAATTTATAAAAAGCCTACTTTCAAACAAAAAACGGCCTCATTTATAGATGCACAGCACGCAAGCAGTGAAATTGCCAAACTCTACAAGGCACTGTTTTTGGCACTTCCCCTCCCAACATCTATACAGACACAGTTTTCCAACCTCGGTATTTCACACCTCATCGCCATCAGCGGTTTTCATTTGGGTGTTTTAGCTACTCTTTTGTTTTTTCTGTTTAAATACCCTTATAAATTTTTGCAAAACAGATACTTTCCCTACAGAAGCTACAAAAGAGACAGTTTTTTCTTTATCAGCCTGGTTTTGCTTGGCTATTTGCTCTTTTTGGGTTCACCGCCCTCACTGCTGAGAGCCTATGTAATGCTTGTCGTCGGTTTTGTATTGTATGACAGAGGCATGCAAATCATCTCGATGCAGACACTCCTGCTTACCGTGCTTTTGATTCTTGCACTTTTTCCAAAACTTCTGCTCAGTATAGGTTTTTGGCTTTCGGTAAGTGGCGTTTTTTACATCTTTTTATTTCTGCTGCATTGTAAGGAGTGCAGTAAGCTTACACAGTTTCTGCTCCTGCCGTTTTGGGTTTACTTGATGATGCTTCCTTTTTCTATGGCAATATTTGGCAACTTCAGCCTGTATCATCCCCTTTCAATTCTCTGGACAACACTTTTTACGCTCTTTTACCCCTTGGCAATTGCATTACATGTAATGGGCCTGGGAAATCTTTTAGATGCACCTCTAAGTTATCTCTTACATGTAAACGCACATGCCCTGCAACACACACTTGCAAAAGTTTATCTTATTGCAGAAATTGTGCTTTCACTCGCAGCCGTATTTAGCAAAAAGGCACTCTATGCCTTACTCGGCTATACGCTGCTTCTTTTTGTATATTTCATCTATAATGTGGCATAGTTTCAAACCATACAAAAAGATAATCCACGAAACATAAATCCACAAAAACAAAAACATCAAAATAGCAAAGGAACCGTACATTGTTGTGTAGGATTTGTTTAAAAAGACATAGTAGATAAAAGCATTTTTACTGACACTGAAAATTACAGAGACAATAAAAGAACTGATAAGTGAAGCTTTTGGATTTATTTTTGCATTGGCGGCAATTTGAAATATCAAAAAGAAAAGTCCCCAAATGATGATGTAGGGAACCAGAGGCAAAATATTAAGCCCTGAAGTCAAAGAATTTGAAGCCATAAGCGCGGCAATGTAGCCTGTAATATAAAAAGAGATGCCAAGTGCAACAGGCGTAAGTGTCAAAAGTGTCCAGTAGGTCGTAATGCTCTCCCACAAAGTTCTTGGTTTTGCATGAAAAATTCTGTTGGCAATGTATTCAAAATTTTTAAAAAACAAAAGAGAAGAGACTAAGATTGCCACAAATCCTATGGCTCCCATTTTAGAAGCGTTTTGTAAAAATCCGTTTATCTGAAACATAACCGTGTCCGAATTCACAGGCATCAAATTGGAAAATATAAAGCCCTGAATTTTTTCATAATAATCGGCAAAAGAGGGCAAGGCAGTCAAAATAGCCATCACAATCAACAAAAGAGGAATAATGGTAAAAATCGTATAAAAGCTCAAACTTGCCGCAAAAAGTGTGAGCTCTTTATCAATAAAAGAGCTGACAAACAGTTGAACAGGCTTAAAGTATTTTGTCAGCTTTTCATTCATGACCTATTAGTCAAGCCCCATTTTTGCAGGATTTAAAATATTGTTCGGATCAAATGCTTTTTTGATGGATTTAAAAAGTGCCATCTCCGCATCTGTAAACGCCATTTTCATGTACGGTGCTTTTGCAAGCCCTATTCCATGCTCACCAGAGAGTGTTCCGCCCAAATCAATTGTTGCCTGAAACACCTCTTCTATGGCTTTATAGGCAATTTTTACCTGCTCAGGGTCGCTGCCGTCAACCATGACATTTGTATGCACATTTCCGTCACCCGTATGTCCGAAACACGGGATTTTGACATTGTATTTGTCCGCTATTGCATAAAATCTCTCTAGCAGTTCCGGCAGTGCCGAACGGGGCACTGTTACATCTTCATTGAGTTTTTTACTGCCGTAAATGCTGAGTGACGGCGAAGCATTTCGACGGGCAAACCAGATGTCTGCCGCCTCTTTGTCATCTTTTGCCACTTTAAAGTCACTGCATCCGTTTTCACGGAATACTTTTTCAATCTGTGCAAGTTGAAAATCCAGATCATCTTCAAGATTGCCGTCAACATCCGTAACAAGCAAAGCGCCCGCATCAACCGGCAGACCTTTATGAAAGGTCTCCTCCACGGCTCGAATCGTCAAATTGTCCAAAAACTCCATGGCAACCGGAGTAATACCGCTTGCCATTGTTTTGTAAACTGCTTCCATTGCCTCATTGACAGTCGGAAAGATTCCCATTGCCGTTTTTGTCATTTTCGGTTTTGGGATGAGTTTGAGCGTGATTTCTGTAAGCACTGCCAAGGTGCCTTCACTCGCGATCAATATCCCGCTTATGTTATACCCTGCCACATCTTTGATGGTTCTTTTTCCTGCTTTTATCACATCACCGTTTGGCAAAACAGCCCGTGTTGCCATGACGTAATCTTTTGTGATTCCATACTTTGCAGCACGCATTCCGCCGGCATTTTCACTCACATTTCCACCGATGGTAGAATAATCCTGACTCGCAGGATCCGGCGGATAAAACAGCCCTACCTCTTCTACTCTCTTTTGCAGGTCCATATTGATCACACCGGGCTGAACAATGGCGACCATATTTTTCATATCTATTTCAAGAATTTTGTTCATATGTTTTTCCATTGCCAGGACAATTCCGCCTTTGCTTGGAAGTGCTCCGCCCGTAAAACCGGAACCGGCACCGCGCGGTACTATAATGATCTGATGTTCATTACAGTACTTGAGTATTTCGCTGACATCTGTTTCATTTCTCGGAAAAATAACCGCATCGGGCTCAAAATGTTCCCGTGTCGCATCATACGAATAGGCAAGCAGATGTGCCTTGTCGCTGTAAATATTCTCTTCTCCTACAATATTTGTAAAATGTTGTAAATGTATTTTATCTATCATCTTATTTTCCTGTTTCAAATTCATCAAGTAAATAATGCAAAGAAGCATCACCGTTTTTTATAATATTATAAAGCTCTTTGTTCGTTTTGTTGTTTGCAACCAACAGTTCATAATAGTGTGGCGCATAACTTTTGAGTCTCGAACTCCCCGCTCCCCACCATGCAGCATCAATGTTGTTGACACGCGTATAAAAAGGAAGATGTACCTTGTCCTGCTTGAGTTTTGCATCACTGATACTCAGGATTTTAAAACTTTTGATGTCGAGCGTATATACTTTTTGATTGAGATATATAAAAAGCAATCCTACGCTGCCGGCATCTGCCATCGCTTCAAAGTCCTCTTTCAAAGGTGTCGGATGTCCCCGAAAAGAAAGAACCGTTGCAAAAAGATCCGGATGAATCCATTGTGTCTGCACACTCTTGGCAATTCTATAATAAATCTCTTCATTGGGAGCGATAAGCAGTGAACGGGAGTAGCCAAATGCCAACTCGACCGTATCACCCACTTGCACTTGCCATTTTCCGTGAGGCAGTGCACTGTTTTGCAGAGCAGTAAATGCACTCATTTTGATTGTTGCCGTCTTTGTTTGTGCATTAAAACTCTGCACAACAGCATTTTTAACAATGGCACTGTGTTCAGGGCTAATGTGATGTACAACAAAACCGCTGACACCGACATCAATTTTGTCTGTTTTTATTGTTGCAGTTTCATTTTGATTATCAACTGAGATTACAGGTGATTTTATAACAGCGCCAAAAACTTCCAACGCAAGTATCGTGAATAAAAGTATATATTTCATGTTTCTTCTTTGATTTTTTGTTTATGATTATATCAAACAAACCTCAGACTAAGCCAAAATTTGATAATCTTTGCAAATTATTTATTCTAGGCTTATATTTATGATACGATTTTTCATATTTTTTTTACTGATTACCTCCTCTTTTGCTGCCCATGTGGACAGATACCGGTGGAATAACGGAGAAACCTATCTGGATTTTTTACAAAATCACAATCTTCCGTTGCGACCGCTCTACTACAATCTTGACAAGGATGACCAAAGACTCACAGAGGAGATGCGTGCAGGCATTCATTATCAGATTTTAAAAGATGACAAAGAAGAGATAGAACAGATTTTACTGCCTTTGAATGATGAACTGCAAATCCATATATACAAAGATGACAAAAGCTACAAATTTGAAGCCATTCCCATTATAAGCACAACAAAAACAGAAGCTTTTTACACAACAATAACAAGTTCACCGATGTACAATATTTTAAAAGAAACAGGTTCCAAAAAACTGGCACAAATTTTTGTTGCCAGTTTCAAACACTCATTAAACTTTAAAAACGACATTCGCAAAGGCGATGAACTTGTCATGATTTATGAACAAAAATATCGTCTGGGAGAACCTTTTTCCATGCCTGCTTTAAAAGTCGCCATGATAGAGATGCACCATAAAAAACACTTTATCTACCTCAACAGTGACGGACGTTATTATGATGAAAAAGCCCATGAGGTCGAAGGATTTTTACTGGCCCGTCCGGTAAGGGGAGCCAGAATATCTTCTTATTTTACAAAAAGGAGATGGCACCCTGTACTGCATAAATGGAAGGCACATTTGGGCGTTGACTATGCTGCAAGACGCGGAACACCGGTTATTGCAGCGGGCAGAGGTGTCATTGTATGGGCTTCAAGAATGGGAAGCTATGGAAATTTGATAAAAATACGCCATGCTGACGGCTATGAAACACGCTATGCCCACTTAAAATCATTCCGCAGGGGTATTCACAGGGGCAAACGTGTAAAAAAAGGGCAGACTATAGGCTATGTCGGCTCTACAGGCCGCTCTACCGGACCACATCTGCATTTTGAACTCAGGAAAAGAGGACGTGCAATCAACCCGCTCAGAGTTGTACAGGTAACGACCAAAAAGCTCAAAGGCAAAGCAAAAAAAGCATTTTTACGATTAAAGAAAAACTATGATGAAAGTGTCAATCTTCACCTCAACAACAAAACAGCCTATAAAAAACGCCCGCCTTTTGAAAACATGTCCTATATTCATCTTTTACAAGGAAAAAAGCAATGGGTAAAATAACTTCCATAAAAGAGCTCAAAGAACCAAATTTTGTCAAACCGGTGGAAATAAACTACACACAAAACGGCAAAGAAAAAAGATGGGAAGCCGTACTTTCGCATGACAGTGTTGCCATACTGCTCTATCACACACAAAAAGATGCCTTTGTGCTTGTCAAACAGCTTCGCGCTACCGTGCTTAACAAAAATCAAAACAACGGTTACATGTATGAACTCTGTGCCGGCATTGTTGACAAAGAGTGTTCCATAGAGCAAATAGCCAAAGAGGAAATTTTGGAAGAGTGCGGATATGATCTGCCTGTGCAAAATCTGGAAAAAATCAGTGCTTTTTACACCAGTGTCGGCATATCGGGGACCTATCAGACACTCTACTATGCCGAAATTGACGAACATATGAAAATAAATGAAGGCGGTGGTCTTGAAGAGGAAGAAATCGAGGTCATTTACATCCCCGTATCTGAAGCAAAAAAGTTTATGTTTGATGAACGCTATCAAAAAACAACCGGTGTTTCTTTGGCTTTTTACTGGTTTTTTGATACAAAAAAGTCGGCACTACAGAAAAAAATTTAGTTTTTTTCCAAGTCATGCTTTAGCATAGAAAGTACCGATTCCGTAGTCATCCTCCCTCTCCAAACCCAAACTTCAGTCTGGGCTGTGCGGCATGAGAGTTCAAAAGATGAAGCAAAGACATCAGTCGGCACTGAAGTACCGATTCCGGGGTCATTCTTCCTCTCGGCATCGAGGCTTCAGTCTCAATGCCATTAAGTTAAGCGGCTTTTTCGGAACCCGTACTTCAGTGCGGACTTTGTGTCTTTCAAGACTAAGGCCTAGGTTCCAAAAGAATATCGAACTTTTTTCTTAACTTAATGGTATTGAGACTTTAGTCTTGGTTTTACTGCATTACAGCCAAAAATCCTTCGTATGAACTACCCAAACTCTATGGGGTCCATATCTATTTCTGCCAAAGCCACTTTAGCTTTTTTTACTGCTTTTATGATATCGGTGCTTTTATCAGCCCGCAAAAGTATCTCAAATCTGTACTTGTTCGCCACTTTTTCTATGGCACATTTTTTTGCACCGACAATTTCCACACCTTTACATGTAAGCAGATTTTCATGCATTTTTCGCATCTGTTCTTGTGCTTTTGCTCCGTTTTTATGGGCAAACAAAATACGACACAGTTTTTTATAAGGCGGGTAAAGTTCTTTTCTGAAAACCTTTTCTTCTTCCAAAAAATCTTCATATTTTTCTATATATGCTTTGAAAAAATCTTCATTGAAAGTCTGCACAATGACCTTTGCATCTTTTGCCCGTCCGCTTCGTCCGGCTACCTGAATCAAAGAAGCAAGCGCTTTTTCCCGCGCACGGTAATCACCCATGTTCAGCATGTTGTCCATACCCAAAACCACAGCCAAAGTGACTCCGTGATAATCATGCCCTTTTGAGAGCATTTGAGTGCCGACAAGAATATCACTCTCTTTGTCATTAAAACGCTTTAATGCTTTTTTGAGTTTATTCGCGGTTGTGATGACATCTCTGTCAAACTGTTCTATTTTTGTTTCTGGAAAAATTTCACTTAAAATTTTTGCCGCTTCTGCCGTTCCAAGTCTAGAACTGGACAAATTCTGACTGTGACACTCCGGACAGACTTGCGGTATAGCCTGCGTAAAATTACAATAGTGGCATTTAAGTGCGCGTGAATGCTGATGTACGCTCATACCGACACTGCAAAAGGCACATTTTACAGTATGCCCGCAGTCTTGACACTGCAAATATTTAAAATTGGCACGTGTGGGCAAAAAGACAATGGACTGCTCTTTTTTTTCAATAACTTCTTGCAAATTTTTCAGAATCAAAGGCGAAAGAGTTTCCGCACTTTTTTCATATATAAATTTTTTATCTGCACTGAAATGTCCCCCTTTGAGCCTAAAATGAGGAAATTTCACATAAGAGGTCAAAGAGGGTGTCGCACTGCCAAGCACTACGGGAACAGCATATAATTTTCCCATATATATGGCCAGATCTCTTGCATTGTATCGCGGTCTTGAAGATGACTTATAACTCTCATCATGCTCCTCATCTACAACAATGAGTCCCAGATTTTTGACAGGCAAAAAAAGAGCTGAACGGGCACCTGCAATGATTTTTGCTTCACCTGCATATATTTTTTCCAGTGCTTTTTTCTTTGCCAATGGGGTGAGTTTTGAATGCCACATCACAAAATCTTCACCAAAATGTTCTTTGAGA is a window from the Sulfurimonas hydrogeniphila genome containing:
- a CDS encoding HepT-like ribonuclease domain-containing protein, whose translation is MSKKRDVELFVLDIFIAIFKIKAYSSNFSSAQELLHDSLHWDATIRQLEIIGEAIKNLLQTKQFHQSSPKYFRQIIDFRNIVAHGYFGIDEEEVWNVLQDKITPLHDDLKQITINIYNLGEAFDTTINYDLKNRDEKLKTYLKNLQKELNNAR
- a CDS encoding primosomal protein N', which produces MNYYNIALIGSPLGEFTYHSEQEIEIGTRVSVHVRNRVVNGVVIATCKQPDFKTHEILEVSAFCFSDKQLILAKFIASYYICSLGDALALILPHKSAGTEVAVPGANETEAAALETQTSVWAVRHKNIKSTSKIILSSKQEKALTFLKQHKVSLLFGDTGSGKTEVYMKYFEQMIQEEKTSIFLMPEISLTPQMSKRLKEHFGEDFVMWHSKLTPLAKKKALEKIYAGEAKIIAGARSALFLPVKNLGLIVVDEEHDESYKSSSRPRYNARDLAIYMGKLYAVPVVLGSATPSLTSYVKFPHFRLKGGHFSADKKFIYEKSAETLSPLILKNLQEVIEKKEQSIVFLPTRANFKYLQCQDCGHTVKCAFCSVGMSVHQHSRALKCHYCNFTQAIPQVCPECHSQNLSSSRLGTAEAAKILSEIFPETKIEQFDRDVITTANKLKKALKRFNDKESDILVGTQMLSKGHDYHGVTLAVVLGMDNMLNMGDYRAREKALASLIQVAGRSGRAKDAKVIVQTFNEDFFKAYIEKYEDFLEEEKVFRKELYPPYKKLCRILFAHKNGAKAQEQMRKMHENLLTCKGVEIVGAKKCAIEKVANKYRFEILLRADKSTDIIKAVKKAKVALAEIDMDPIEFG
- a CDS encoding plasminogen-binding N-terminal domain-containing protein yields the protein MKYILLFTILALEVFGAVIKSPVISVDNQNETATIKTDKIDVGVSGFVVHHISPEHSAIVKNAVVQSFNAQTKTATIKMSAFTALQNSALPHGKWQVQVGDTVELAFGYSRSLLIAPNEEIYYRIAKSVQTQWIHPDLFATVLSFRGHPTPLKEDFEAMADAGSVGLLFIYLNQKVYTLDIKSFKILSISDAKLKQDKVHLPFYTRVNNIDAAWWGAGSSRLKSYAPHYYELLVANNKTNKELYNIIKNGDASLHYLLDEFETGK
- a CDS encoding YihY family inner membrane protein, which codes for MNEKLTKYFKPVQLFVSSFIDKELTLFAASLSFYTIFTIIPLLLIVMAILTALPSFADYYEKIQGFIFSNLMPVNSDTVMFQINGFLQNASKMGAIGFVAILVSSLLFFKNFEYIANRIFHAKPRTLWESITTYWTLLTLTPVALGISFYITGYIAALMASNSLTSGLNILPLVPYIIIWGLFFLIFQIAANAKINPKASLISSFIVSVIFSVSKNAFIYYVFLNKSYTTMYGSFAILMFLFLWIYVSWIIFLYGLKLCHIIDEIYKKKQRIAE
- a CDS encoding ComEC/Rec2 family competence protein, coding for MQIIEKVTLFSAKRDYFLFVGLMLTLLSFSFSYEYYKYKQLTKFDSQLSDVTVVKAYNKTKLTKNGKIKSYKILKLRSDDGFVFYTTAKKNLHNLQNKRLHVELWAGNISFKEYLKGFFAFSKILKIYKKPTFKQKTASFIDAQHASSEIAKLYKALFLALPLPTSIQTQFSNLGISHLIAISGFHLGVLATLLFFLFKYPYKFLQNRYFPYRSYKRDSFFFISLVLLGYLLFLGSPPSLLRAYVMLVVGFVLYDRGMQIISMQTLLLTVLLILALFPKLLLSIGFWLSVSGVFYIFLFLLHCKECSKLTQFLLLPFWVYLMMLPFSMAIFGNFSLYHPLSILWTTLFTLFYPLAIALHVMGLGNLLDAPLSYLLHVNAHALQHTLAKVYLIAEIVLSLAAVFSKKALYALLGYTLLLFVYFIYNVA
- a CDS encoding NUDIX domain-containing protein, with protein sequence MGKITSIKELKEPNFVKPVEINYTQNGKEKRWEAVLSHDSVAILLYHTQKDAFVLVKQLRATVLNKNQNNGYMYELCAGIVDKECSIEQIAKEEILEECGYDLPVQNLEKISAFYTSVGISGTYQTLYYAEIDEHMKINEGGGLEEEEIEVIYIPVSEAKKFMFDERYQKTTGVSLAFYWFFDTKKSALQKKI
- a CDS encoding replicative DNA helicase — translated: MQDNLYNLAFERSVLSSIVFEPSQFDELSVILKKDDFYLPAHQDIFAAMLTLLQKDQPIDEEFIKKELMKAKKFDEQVLLEILSANPISNTKAYVDEIKDKSLKRHLLTLTTEIKRVTVEEELPSAEVVDIVEKKLYEITQDNQTSDFKDSPKMTFDTMEYIKEMKARGNSVLVGVDTGFKELNKMTTGFGKGDLVIIAARPAMGKTSFILNTVNSLILQGKGVAFFSLEMPAEQLMLRLLSIQTSIPLQKLRVGDMNDDQWSNLNGAIDRMNDAKLFVDDQGSLNINQLRSKLRKLKNQHPEIEIAVIDYLQIMQGIGSQDRHLQVSEISRGLKMLARELEMPIVALSQLNRGLESRNDKRPMLSDIRESGSIEQDADIILFVYRDDVYLYKEEKEREKAAKAEGKEFTSTYVEKEEEDAEIIIGKQRNGPTGHVKLIFQKKLTRFVDAPGYAQGVETVYENVDTKSANIDMPQVEMPSI
- a CDS encoding peptidoglycan DD-metalloendopeptidase family protein, with protein sequence MIRFFIFFLLITSSFAAHVDRYRWNNGETYLDFLQNHNLPLRPLYYNLDKDDQRLTEEMRAGIHYQILKDDKEEIEQILLPLNDELQIHIYKDDKSYKFEAIPIISTTKTEAFYTTITSSPMYNILKETGSKKLAQIFVASFKHSLNFKNDIRKGDELVMIYEQKYRLGEPFSMPALKVAMIEMHHKKHFIYLNSDGRYYDEKAHEVEGFLLARPVRGARISSYFTKRRWHPVLHKWKAHLGVDYAARRGTPVIAAGRGVIVWASRMGSYGNLIKIRHADGYETRYAHLKSFRRGIHRGKRVKKGQTIGYVGSTGRSTGPHLHFELRKRGRAINPLRVVQVTTKKLKGKAKKAFLRLKKNYDESVNLHLNNKTAYKKRPPFENMSYIHLLQGKKQWVK
- a CDS encoding nucleotidyltransferase family protein, encoding MTKEYILNFLKNNKQLLKEKYNVTKIGLFGSYARDEAEEASDIDLAIETSKKDFFIKSDLQYFLEDTFGTKIDIGYLDSMREFYRRRVEKEILYV
- the ispG gene encoding flavodoxin-dependent (E)-4-hydroxy-3-methylbut-2-enyl-diphosphate synthase, producing MIKRYPTKKIFVGDVPVGGDAPVSVQSMTYSDTHNVAATVEQINRLHFAGADIVRVAVPDMKDALALKAIKAQISLPLVADIHFNYKLALIAAESVDCIRFNPGNISDKSKIREIVKACQERNLPIRIGVNAGSLEKEFDDKYGPTAEAMVASAEYNIKYLEDLGFDDIKISLKASDVQRTVEAYRMLRPKNHYPFHLGVTEAGTIFHATVKSAIGLGTLLLEGIGDTMRISITGELEEEIKVGRAILKDSGVAKEGLNIISCPTCGRIEADLVSAVAEIEKRTAHIKAPLDVSVMGCVVNAIGEAKHADVAIAYGKGKGLVMVKGEVVANLDEKELVDRFVSEVEDMAKKS
- a CDS encoding FAD-linked oxidase C-terminal domain-containing protein — translated: MIDKIHLQHFTNIVGEENIYSDKAHLLAYSYDATREHFEPDAVIFPRNETDVSEILKYCNEHQIIIVPRGAGSGFTGGALPSKGGIVLAMEKHMNKILEIDMKNMVAIVQPGVINMDLQKRVEEVGLFYPPDPASQDYSTIGGNVSENAGGMRAAKYGITKDYVMATRAVLPNGDVIKAGKRTIKDVAGYNISGILIASEGTLAVLTEITLKLIPKPKMTKTAMGIFPTVNEAMEAVYKTMASGITPVAMEFLDNLTIRAVEETFHKGLPVDAGALLVTDVDGNLEDDLDFQLAQIEKVFRENGCSDFKVAKDDKEAADIWFARRNASPSLSIYGSKKLNEDVTVPRSALPELLERFYAIADKYNVKIPCFGHTGDGNVHTNVMVDGSDPEQVKIAYKAIEEVFQATIDLGGTLSGEHGIGLAKAPYMKMAFTDAEMALFKSIKKAFDPNNILNPAKMGLD